A single region of the Kocuria rosea genome encodes:
- a CDS encoding LCP family protein: protein MSSTPPAAHGRHRARRWSRKRWAAVALVVVLLAVLGAGVAATWRLQSNLDTSPLDLGDGTGPEAGPLDILVMGTDTRDGEGNDRYGDDEDSAGAGLTDVMMLVHVSEDRSGVTVVSLPRDLVADIPRCTDPESGEVHPAEEDAMLNSAIANGGPGCTVATVNQMTGLKIDHFMLADFNAVKELSSTVGGVEVCVNEAVDDPKSGLELPAGVSSVEGEQALAFLRSRAAFGDGGDTSRIRSQQSFLASMARKIKDEGTLSDLPKLYEIADVATRNLHVDEGLGSVPTVVGLGTAVRGIDLGSMVFVTAPTEPYALDPNRLQLDADPAEHLFEALREDRPLTSPSAEPADEPTSSATPSPDAAVPAPTVDPATVPLTVANVSGVDGRDADIADVLEDEGYTAVESGPQATELPGTQIFFGAGWYEAAVEVAELLGVPSSQIVPTTDVVGVFVSVGQDFREGDRLELGAGLPGDLNGQTAEQYTCQQAAGDW from the coding sequence GTGTCCTCTACGCCCCCCGCCGCCCACGGACGCCACCGCGCCCGCCGATGGTCCCGGAAGCGCTGGGCCGCCGTCGCGCTGGTCGTCGTCCTGCTCGCGGTCCTCGGGGCCGGCGTGGCCGCGACCTGGCGGCTGCAGTCCAACCTGGACACCTCCCCGCTCGACCTCGGCGACGGGACCGGCCCCGAGGCCGGCCCGCTGGACATCCTCGTGATGGGCACCGACACCCGTGACGGCGAGGGCAACGACCGGTACGGCGACGACGAGGACAGCGCCGGCGCCGGCCTGACCGACGTCATGATGCTGGTGCACGTGAGCGAGGACCGCAGCGGCGTGACCGTGGTGTCCCTGCCGCGCGACCTGGTCGCGGACATCCCGCGCTGCACGGACCCCGAGTCCGGCGAGGTCCACCCGGCGGAGGAGGACGCGATGCTGAACTCGGCGATCGCCAACGGCGGCCCCGGGTGCACGGTCGCCACCGTCAACCAGATGACCGGCCTCAAGATCGACCACTTCATGCTCGCCGACTTCAACGCCGTCAAGGAGCTGTCCTCGACCGTGGGCGGCGTCGAGGTGTGCGTCAACGAGGCCGTCGACGACCCGAAGTCGGGGCTGGAGCTGCCCGCCGGCGTCTCCTCCGTGGAGGGCGAGCAGGCCCTGGCGTTCCTGCGCAGCCGCGCCGCCTTCGGCGACGGCGGGGACACGAGCCGGATCCGCTCCCAGCAGTCGTTCCTCGCGTCCATGGCCCGCAAGATCAAGGACGAGGGGACGCTGTCGGACCTGCCGAAGCTCTACGAGATCGCCGACGTCGCCACCCGCAACCTGCACGTCGACGAGGGGCTCGGCTCCGTCCCGACGGTGGTCGGCCTCGGCACGGCGGTCCGGGGGATCGACCTGGGCAGCATGGTCTTCGTGACGGCGCCCACCGAGCCCTACGCGCTGGACCCCAACCGGCTCCAGCTCGACGCGGACCCGGCCGAGCACCTCTTCGAGGCGCTGCGCGAGGACCGGCCGCTCACGTCGCCCTCCGCGGAGCCGGCCGACGAGCCGACCTCCTCCGCGACCCCGTCGCCCGACGCCGCCGTCCCGGCCCCCACGGTCGACCCGGCCACGGTCCCGCTCACGGTCGCCAACGTCTCCGGCGTCGACGGCCGGGACGCGGACATCGCGGACGTGCTCGAGGACGAGGGCTACACGGCCGTCGAGTCCGGCCCGCAGGCCACCGAGCTGCCGGGCACGCAGATCTTCTTCGGCGCGGGGTGGTACGAGGCGGCCGTCGAGGTCGCCGAGCTGCTCGGCGTCCCCTCCTCGCAGATCGTGCCGACCACCGACGTGGTGGGGGTGTTCGTGTCGGTGGGCCAGGACTTCCGCGAGGGGGACCGGCTCGAGCTCGGGGCGGGGCTGCCCGGGGACCTCAACGGTCAGACCGCGGAGCAGTACACCTGCCAGCAGGCGGCCGGCGACTGGTGA
- a CDS encoding isoprenyl transferase, with product MPGFAAPPAHPSGASAPPIPRQFVPQHVAVVMDGNGRWANQRGLPRNEGHKAGEAALIEVMAGAIEMDIPYVSAYAFSTENWKRSLDEVTFLMNYTADVMERQLPTFQEWGIRIRWAGRKPRLWRSVINRLEEAERATRDNDVVTLTMCVNYGGRAEIADAAAAIAADARAGVLNPRSIDEKTVQRYLDEPDLPDVDLFLRSSGEQRISNFLLWQSAYAELVFQDVLWPDVDRRTLWEAVEVYARRDRRYGGAVDRVAGPGASA from the coding sequence ATGCCCGGCTTTGCCGCCCCGCCCGCCCATCCCAGCGGCGCCAGCGCCCCGCCGATCCCGCGGCAGTTCGTGCCGCAGCACGTGGCCGTGGTCATGGACGGGAACGGGCGCTGGGCGAACCAGCGCGGGCTGCCGCGCAACGAGGGCCATAAGGCGGGGGAGGCGGCCCTGATCGAGGTGATGGCCGGGGCCATCGAGATGGACATCCCGTACGTCAGCGCCTACGCGTTCTCCACCGAGAACTGGAAGCGCTCCCTGGACGAGGTGACGTTCCTGATGAACTACACCGCCGACGTCATGGAGCGCCAGCTGCCCACCTTCCAGGAGTGGGGCATCCGGATCCGGTGGGCCGGGCGCAAGCCCCGCCTGTGGCGCTCGGTCATCAACCGCCTGGAGGAGGCCGAGCGGGCCACCCGCGACAACGACGTCGTCACCCTCACCATGTGCGTGAACTACGGGGGGCGGGCCGAGATCGCCGACGCCGCGGCCGCCATCGCCGCCGACGCCCGGGCGGGCGTCCTGAACCCGCGCAGCATCGACGAGAAGACCGTCCAGCGCTACCTCGACGAGCCCGACCTGCCGGACGTCGACCTCTTCCTGCGCTCCTCCGGGGAGCAGCGGATCTCCAACTTCCTCCTGTGGCAGTCCGCCTACGCCGAGCTCGTCTTCCAGGACGTGCTCTGGCCGGACGTCGACCGCCGCACCCTGTGGGAGGCCGTGGAGGTCTACGCCCGGCGGGACCGGCGCTACGGCGGAGCCGTCGACCGCGTCGCCGGCCCCGGCGCCTCCGCCTGA
- the leuA gene encoding 2-isopropylmalate synthase: protein MRNYQQPSGMPIHKYVPYQQQFPFDLSDRTWPDRVITEAPRWCAVDLRDGNQALIDPMNSDRKLKMFELLVRMGYKEIEVGFPSASQTDFDFVRRLIEEDRIPDDVTIQVLTQSREHLIERTYEAIDGADKAIVHLYNATSTLQRRVVFDQDMDGIVDIALTGARLCLKYEEQLKNTSVTYEYSPESYTGTELEFAARIANAVAETFEIGGDREMILNLPATVEMATPNVYADSIEWMCRNLYNRDATVVSLHPHNDRGTGVAAAELGYLAGADRIEGCLFGNGERTGNVDLVTLGLNLLTQGVDPQIDFSDIDDIRRTVEYCNQLPVPERAPYGGDLVFTAFSGSHQDAIKKGFDRMARDAQEQGRGVDELVWAVPYLPIDPKDLGRTYEAVIRVNSQSGKGGVAYLLANEHGLDLPRRAQIEFSRVVQEHTDTSGGEVSGAELWKVFADEYLPTVQDGDAGRWGRYRITNITTTSEEDGESTLEIGLDVDGVQHHRTAQGNGPIEALQTILASEGVDVRVLDYSEHALSAGGDAQAASYVEAAVGDRVLWGVGIDANTTRASLKALVSAVNRAVRDAQG, encoded by the coding sequence ATGCGCAACTACCAGCAGCCCTCCGGCATGCCGATCCACAAGTACGTGCCGTACCAGCAGCAGTTCCCGTTCGACCTCTCCGACCGCACCTGGCCGGACCGGGTGATCACCGAGGCGCCCCGGTGGTGCGCCGTGGACCTGCGGGACGGCAACCAGGCGCTGATCGACCCCATGAACTCCGACCGCAAGCTCAAGATGTTCGAGCTGCTCGTGCGGATGGGCTACAAGGAGATCGAGGTCGGGTTCCCCTCCGCCTCCCAGACCGACTTCGACTTCGTGCGCCGGCTCATCGAGGAGGACCGGATCCCCGACGACGTCACGATCCAGGTCCTGACCCAGTCCCGCGAGCACCTCATCGAGCGCACCTACGAGGCCATCGACGGCGCCGACAAGGCGATCGTGCATCTCTACAACGCGACCTCCACCCTGCAGCGGCGCGTGGTCTTCGACCAGGACATGGACGGGATCGTGGACATCGCCCTCACGGGGGCGCGGCTGTGCCTGAAGTACGAGGAGCAGCTGAAGAACACGTCCGTGACCTACGAGTACTCCCCGGAGTCCTACACCGGCACCGAGCTCGAGTTCGCGGCGCGCATCGCCAACGCCGTGGCCGAGACCTTCGAGATCGGCGGGGACCGGGAGATGATCCTCAACCTGCCCGCCACCGTGGAGATGGCCACCCCCAACGTCTACGCCGACTCCATCGAGTGGATGTGCCGCAACCTCTACAACCGGGACGCCACCGTGGTCTCCCTGCACCCCCACAACGACCGCGGCACCGGCGTGGCGGCGGCCGAGCTGGGCTACCTGGCCGGCGCCGACCGCATCGAGGGCTGCCTGTTCGGCAACGGTGAGCGGACCGGCAACGTGGACCTGGTGACCCTGGGCCTGAACCTGCTGACCCAGGGCGTGGACCCGCAGATCGACTTCTCCGACATCGACGACATCCGCCGGACCGTCGAGTACTGCAACCAGCTGCCCGTCCCCGAGCGGGCCCCCTACGGCGGGGACCTCGTGTTCACGGCGTTCTCCGGCTCCCACCAGGACGCCATCAAGAAGGGCTTCGACCGGATGGCCCGGGACGCGCAGGAGCAGGGCCGGGGCGTCGACGAGCTGGTGTGGGCCGTGCCCTACCTGCCCATCGACCCCAAGGACCTGGGCCGCACCTACGAGGCCGTCATCCGGGTGAACTCGCAGTCCGGCAAGGGCGGGGTCGCCTACCTGCTCGCCAACGAGCACGGGCTGGACCTGCCGCGGCGGGCGCAGATCGAGTTCTCCCGCGTGGTGCAGGAGCACACCGACACCTCCGGCGGGGAGGTCTCCGGCGCGGAGCTGTGGAAGGTGTTCGCGGACGAGTACCTGCCCACCGTCCAGGACGGGGACGCCGGGCGCTGGGGCCGGTACCGGATCACCAACATCACCACGACCTCCGAGGAGGACGGGGAGAGCACCCTCGAGATCGGCCTGGACGTCGACGGCGTCCAGCACCACCGCACGGCGCAGGGCAACGGCCCCATCGAGGCGCTGCAGACGATCCTCGCGTCCGAGGGCGTGGACGTGCGCGTGCTCGACTACAGCGAGCACGCCCTCTCGGCCGGCGGCGACGCCCAGGCGGCCAGCTACGTCGAGGCCGCCGTGGGGGACCGCGTCCTGTGGGGCGTCGGCATCGACGCGAACACCACCCGCGCGTCCCTGAAGGCCCTCGTCTCGGCGGTCAACCGGGCCGTGCGGGACGCCCAGGGCTGA
- a CDS encoding DUF3043 domain-containing protein, producing the protein MFGRKKEADRAGSTSVTAAAAPTEPVAAPRQTPGKGRPTPSRRQQEAARRRPLVPEDRKAAKAQSRDAAREQRMRAQAGMAAGDERFLGPRDRGPQRRFARDWVDSRINVGEYLMVVALLALVILFFPVQDVATYGVYLIWALMILGIVDAVLSTARMKKAMQAKFGTVERGVRWYAAMRSFTMRRLRLPKPQVARGERPS; encoded by the coding sequence GTGTTTGGACGCAAGAAGGAAGCAGACCGCGCAGGGTCCACGTCGGTGACCGCTGCGGCCGCCCCCACGGAACCGGTGGCCGCCCCGCGGCAGACCCCGGGCAAGGGCCGGCCCACGCCCAGCCGCCGGCAGCAGGAGGCGGCCCGGCGCCGGCCCCTGGTCCCGGAGGACCGCAAGGCCGCGAAGGCGCAGTCCCGCGACGCCGCGCGCGAGCAGCGGATGCGGGCGCAGGCCGGCATGGCGGCCGGGGACGAACGGTTCCTCGGGCCGCGGGACCGCGGCCCGCAGCGCCGGTTCGCGCGGGACTGGGTGGACTCCCGGATCAACGTGGGCGAGTACCTCATGGTTGTCGCGCTGCTCGCGCTCGTCATCCTGTTCTTCCCCGTCCAGGACGTGGCCACCTACGGCGTCTACCTCATCTGGGCGCTGATGATCCTGGGCATCGTGGACGCCGTGCTGTCGACGGCCCGGATGAAGAAGGCCATGCAGGCGAAGTTCGGGACCGTGGAGCGCGGCGTGCGCTGGTACGCCGCGATGCGCTCCTTCACGATGCGCCGCCTCCGCCTGCCCAAGCCCCAGGTCGCCCGCGGGGAGCGCCCCTCCTGA
- the recO gene encoding DNA repair protein RecO, which produces MARTTFASRSYRDDAVVLRTYKLGEADRIVVLLTRDHGQVRAVAKGVRRTTSRFGSRLEPFNVAELQLVTGRNLDIISQALGKRGYGSVIAADYAKYTAAAAMTEAAEKFTENDDESAAQQYRLLVGALSALARGLHEPGAVLDSYLLRAVSTAGWAPSFTDCARCGAPGPHEAFSAPLGGAVCPACRPPGAAAPDPATVEHLSALLTGAWERIDAVEPRTARAAAGIVATYVQWHLERAVRSLNLVERS; this is translated from the coding sequence GTGGCCAGGACGACGTTCGCATCACGCAGCTACCGGGACGACGCCGTCGTGCTGCGCACCTACAAGCTCGGCGAGGCCGACCGGATCGTCGTGCTCCTGACCCGGGACCACGGGCAGGTCCGGGCCGTGGCCAAGGGCGTGCGGCGCACGACCTCCCGCTTCGGCTCCCGGCTCGAGCCGTTCAACGTCGCCGAGCTGCAGCTGGTCACCGGTCGCAACCTCGACATCATCTCCCAGGCGCTGGGCAAGCGCGGCTACGGGTCGGTCATCGCCGCCGACTACGCCAAGTACACCGCCGCCGCGGCCATGACCGAGGCCGCGGAGAAGTTCACGGAGAACGACGACGAGTCCGCGGCCCAGCAGTACCGGCTGCTCGTCGGCGCCCTGTCCGCCCTGGCCCGCGGGCTGCACGAACCCGGGGCCGTCCTGGACTCCTACCTGCTGCGCGCCGTGTCCACGGCCGGGTGGGCCCCGAGCTTCACCGACTGCGCCCGGTGCGGCGCCCCCGGACCGCACGAGGCGTTCTCGGCCCCGCTCGGCGGCGCCGTCTGCCCGGCCTGCCGCCCGCCGGGGGCCGCCGCCCCCGACCCCGCGACCGTCGAGCACCTCTCCGCCCTGCTCACCGGGGCGTGGGAGCGGATCGACGCCGTGGAGCCCCGCACGGCCCGGGCCGCCGCCGGGATCGTGGCCACCTACGTACAGTGGCACCTGGAGAGGGCCGTCCGGTCCCTGAACCTCGTGGAACGGAGCTGA
- a CDS encoding alpha/beta hydrolase: MGAPPDPWVPDVLGPGFRARTVDLDPGSAPHSTATVVRYRPGDVPLVPGRLRGAVLYLHGWSDYFFNAELARTCAAAGYAFYALDLHGYGRNLTDEVLAVEEGRPGHTTDLADYDDDIAAALGVMAEDGLPGPRGRLVLMGHSTGGLTAAMWASRHPDRLDGLALNAPWIGSHGSDAVGAVLRPLVARLAEQRPDVPVRARLRSHYYRVISEHAEGEWPIDARWRPETSFDITPGWLNAVLQAQGEVAKGLNLHLPVLVQTSARSCIRPWWSERMRSADTVLDVRQIRRHAPDLGTDVTLRSYEGAVHDVHLSRQAVRRAAQRDLAAWLRGLRRRRPQAEAPGPATRSTAPP, translated from the coding sequence ATGGGTGCTCCCCCGGACCCGTGGGTCCCCGACGTGCTGGGACCCGGCTTCCGCGCGCGGACCGTGGACCTGGACCCCGGCTCCGCCCCCCACTCCACCGCCACGGTGGTCCGCTACCGGCCGGGGGACGTCCCGCTCGTGCCGGGCCGACTGCGCGGGGCCGTGCTGTACCTGCACGGCTGGTCCGACTACTTCTTCAACGCCGAGCTGGCCCGGACGTGCGCGGCCGCGGGCTACGCGTTCTACGCCCTGGACCTGCACGGCTACGGCCGGAACCTCACCGACGAGGTGCTCGCCGTGGAGGAGGGCCGCCCGGGCCACACCACGGACCTCGCGGACTACGACGACGACATCGCCGCGGCGCTCGGCGTGATGGCCGAGGACGGTCTGCCCGGTCCGCGGGGGCGGCTCGTGCTGATGGGCCACTCGACCGGGGGGCTCACCGCGGCGATGTGGGCCTCACGGCACCCCGACCGGCTCGACGGACTGGCCCTCAACGCCCCCTGGATCGGCAGCCACGGCTCCGACGCCGTGGGCGCCGTCCTGCGCCCCCTGGTGGCCCGGCTCGCCGAGCAGCGCCCGGACGTCCCGGTGCGGGCCCGGCTGCGCAGCCACTACTACCGGGTAATCAGCGAGCACGCGGAGGGCGAGTGGCCGATCGACGCCCGGTGGCGGCCCGAGACCAGCTTCGACATCACCCCGGGGTGGCTCAACGCTGTCCTTCAGGCTCAGGGTGAAGTGGCGAAGGGTTTGAACCTTCACCTTCCAGTGCTGGTGCAGACCTCGGCCCGCTCGTGCATCCGCCCCTGGTGGAGCGAGCGGATGCGCTCGGCCGACACCGTGCTGGACGTCCGGCAGATCCGCCGGCACGCGCCCGATCTGGGCACCGACGTGACGCTGCGCTCCTACGAGGGCGCCGTCCACGACGTGCACCTCTCCCGGCAGGCCGTGCGCCGGGCCGCGCAGAGGGATCTCGCCGCCTGGCTGCGCGGTCTGCGACGGCGCCGGCCTCAGGCGGAGGCGCCGGGGCCGGCGACGCGGTCGACGGCTCCGCCGTAG
- a CDS encoding quinone-dependent dihydroorotate dehydrogenase, with product MRFYPTFFTAVFSRMDPERAHRVGFLGIRAARAARISTALRVYTRPDPALEVEALGLRFPSPFGLAAGFDKGGEGIGALTDLGFGHVEIGTVTAQAQPGNPRPRLFRLVRDRAVINRMGFNNEGAAAVAPRLAQARRELEADHRGRARPVLGVNIGKTKAVPLEDAVDDYLQSARVLAPLADYLVVNVSSPNTPGLRQLQEIESLRPLLGAVGRAADEAADRHVPLLVKIAPDLSDEDVLAVADLALDLGLDGIVATNTTIARTGLGLVSDPAEIEAHGAGGLSGAPLRRRSLEVLRLLRERVGDRLVLVSVGGVTTAEDVQERLDAGATLVQGYTAFLYEGPFWARRINQGLARRAGRAWS from the coding sequence ATGCGCTTCTACCCTACGTTCTTCACGGCTGTCTTCTCCCGGATGGACCCCGAACGGGCCCACCGGGTGGGGTTCCTCGGGATCCGGGCGGCGCGCGCCGCCCGGATCAGCACCGCGCTGCGGGTCTACACCCGGCCCGATCCCGCGCTCGAGGTGGAGGCGCTGGGCCTGCGGTTCCCGTCCCCGTTCGGGCTGGCGGCCGGTTTCGACAAGGGCGGCGAGGGGATCGGCGCCCTCACCGACCTCGGCTTCGGGCACGTCGAGATCGGCACCGTGACCGCCCAGGCGCAGCCGGGCAACCCCCGGCCCCGTCTGTTCCGGCTCGTCCGGGACCGGGCCGTGATCAACCGGATGGGCTTCAACAACGAGGGTGCGGCGGCCGTGGCCCCGCGCCTCGCGCAGGCGCGCCGCGAGCTCGAGGCGGACCACCGCGGCCGCGCCCGTCCGGTGCTCGGCGTCAACATCGGCAAGACCAAGGCGGTGCCGCTGGAGGACGCGGTGGACGACTACCTGCAGAGCGCCCGGGTCCTCGCCCCCCTCGCGGACTACCTCGTGGTCAACGTGTCCTCGCCCAACACCCCGGGCCTGCGCCAGCTGCAGGAGATCGAGAGCCTGCGGCCGCTGCTCGGCGCGGTGGGCCGCGCGGCCGACGAGGCCGCGGACCGGCACGTCCCGCTGCTCGTGAAGATCGCCCCGGACCTGTCTGACGAGGACGTGCTGGCCGTCGCGGACCTGGCCCTCGACCTGGGCCTGGACGGCATCGTGGCCACCAACACGACCATCGCCCGGACCGGGCTGGGGCTGGTCTCCGACCCCGCCGAGATCGAGGCCCATGGGGCCGGCGGGCTCTCCGGGGCCCCGCTGCGGCGGCGCTCCCTCGAGGTGCTGCGGCTGCTGCGCGAGCGCGTGGGGGACCGGCTGGTGCTGGTCTCCGTGGGCGGGGTGACCACGGCGGAGGACGTCCAGGAGCGCCTCGACGCCGGCGCGACTCTCGTGCAGGGCTACACCGCTTTCCTCTACGAGGGTCCCTTCTGGGCGCGCCGCATCAACCAGGGCCTGGCGCGCCGGGCGGGCCGCGCCTGGAGCTGA